The nucleotide window GCCGGATGACACAACGCGCCGATCAGCATGGCACGCGTGTAGTCGTACTCCAGCCAGCTGGGATCGGGGGTGAATACGCAGCTCTGCTCGACCGCCGCGCCGAACTCGAGGAAGCGGTAGTCGCCGACCTCGTATACCCGGATCAGGCCGAAATCATCCTGCACCTCGGCCAGCAGCCGTTCTTCGTCTTGCATTGCGCTCTCCCGCGGAAGGCGCGCATCTTAGCAGCCGATTGATGGTCGCTATCAGTCATCGGCCAGCGCTTGCGGTAACATCGCCGCACTTTTTCGCGAATGGATATCCACCCATGACCACCGCCTGGAGCCCGTCGAGCTGGCGTAGCAAACCGATTCAGCAACAACCCGATTACCCCGATGCCGATCACCTCGCCCGCGTCGAGCGCACCCTCGCCGGCCTGCCGCCGCTGGTGTTCGCCGGCGAGGCGCGCGAACTGCGACGCCAGTTCACCGAAGTCACCCAGGGTCGTGCGTTCCTTCTACAGGGCGGCGATTGTGCCGAGAGCTTCGCCGAGTTCTCCGCCACCAAGATCCGCGACACCTTCAAGGTGCTGCTGCAGATGGCCATCGTCATGACCTTCGCTGCCGGTTGCCCGGTGGTGAAAGTCGGCCGCATGGCCGGGCAGTTCGCCAAGCCGCGCTCGGCCGGCGACGAAACCATCGACGGCGTGACGCTGCCGGCCTATCGCGGCGATATCGTCAACGGCATCGGCTTCGACGAGAAGAGCCGCGTGCCGGACCCGGAGCGCCTGCTGCAGGCCTACCACCAATCCACCGCCAGCCTCAACCTGCTGCGCGCCTTCGCTCAGGGTGGCTTCGCCGATCTGCATCAGGTGCACCAGTGGAATCTGGACTTCATCGCCAACTCGCTGCTGGCCGAGAAGTATCACCAGCTCGGTGCGCGCATCGATGAAACGCTGCGCTTCATGCGTGCCTGCGGCCTGAGCGACGCCCCGCAACTGCGCGAAACCAGCTTCTTCACTGCTCACGAGGCGCTGCTGCTGAACTACGAGGAAGCCTTCGTGCGTCAGGACAGCCTCACCGGCGGCTGGTACGACTGCTCGGCGCACATGCTGTGGATCGGTGACCGCACCCGCCAGCTCGACGGCGCGCATGTGGAGTTCCTGCGCGGTGTTGGCAACCCGATCGGGGTCAAGGTCGGCCCGAGCATGGACAGCGAAGATCTGATCCGCCTGATCGATATCCTCAACCCGCAGAACGACCCCGGCCGCCTCAATCTCATCGTGCGCATGGGCGCCGACAAGGTCGAAGCCGGCCTGCCGCGCCTGATCCGCGCAGTGCAGCAAGAGGGACGACAGGTGCTGTGGAGCTGCGACCCCATGCACGGCAACACCATGAAGGCCTCAAGCGGCTACAAGACCCGCGATTTCGAGCGGGTACTGGCAGAGGTTCGGCAGTTCTTCGACGTGCATCGCGCCGAGGGCAGCTACCCGGGCGGCATCCACATCGAGATGACCGGACAGAACGTCACCGAGTGCCTCGGCGGCTCGCGCGCGATCACCGAAGCCGGGCTCAGCGACCGTTACCACACCCACTGCGATCCGCGACTGAATGCCGACCAGTCGCTGGAGATGGCGTTCATGATTGCCGAGACGCTGAAACAGCTGCGTCCGCACTGACCGCGCGAACCCAATCGGTGCTCCGGCCCGACAGACCGCAGAAACGACAAAGCCCGGCACTTGGCCGGGCTTTTCGTTGCGAGTCCGCGAGGAGGCGATCAGGCCTTGACGCGGGACTTGTACTCGCCGGTGCGGGTATCGATCTCGATCGAGTCGCCGATTTCGCAGAAAGCGGAAACCTGCAGCTCGGCACCGTTCTTCAGACGGGCAGTCTTCATCACCTTGCCGGAGGTATCGCCACGAACCGACGGCTCGGTGTAGACGATTTCACGAACGATGGTGGTCGGCAGTTCGACCGAGATCACCTTGTCGTTGTAGAACACGGCTTCGCAGACGTCGGTCATGCCGTCTTCGATGAAGGTCATGACGCCTTCGAGGTCGGCCTTCTCGATCTCGTACTGGTTGAACTCGTCGTCCATGAAGACATACAGCGGATCGGCGAAGTAGGAGTAGGTCACTTCCTTGCGCTCGAGAATTACCGGCTCCAGCTTGTCATCGGCCTTGTATACGGTCTCGGTCGCCGAACCGTTGAGCAGGTTCTTCAGCTTCATCTTGACCACGGCACTGTTGCGGCCGGACTTGTTGAACTCGGCTTTCTGGATGACCCAGGGTGCGCCGTTGATGATGGCCACCTGGCCGGCACGGAACTCTTGTGCGGTTTTCATACGAACATCCGATAGGAATTAGAGACAAAAAACAGGCGGCGTATCATAGCCAATCTGTGTAAAAAAACACCAGCTTTCCAGCCAGATCGCCATTCGCCACCTGTTTGTGCAGCCAGGCCTCGGCATGCGCCAGCAGCGCCGGATACTCATCCAGCAGCGCGCTCCAGGCGGGTCCGGCGCCCTCCCCGGCGTTCCATGCCCGCCAGAAGTCCTGTAGCGCGCCGCGCGCGGTGGGCGCCAGATCGTGGCTGTACAGATCGAGGAAGGCATGTAGTTTGTCCCAGTGCGCATCGTCTTCCTGCGGATAGATGTGCCACACCAGCGGACGCCCCGCCCACTGCGCGCGAATGAACGACTCCTCGCCGCGCACCGCGTTGAAATCGCAGCTCCACAGCAGCAGGTCGTACTCGTCCTGAGTCATGAAGGGCACCACGGCGATCTGCAGCGCGCCACGCTGATGGCGCTCGCCCGGCCGCAGCGACGGTACGCCGAGCCATGCCGCGACATCCGCCAGCACGCGACCTTCGGGCACCAGCAGCTGGTTCGGCCGCGAATCGGCCGTCAGCGCATCGAGCCAGCCAGCTACGGCGGCATTCTCGTAGGCAAACAACGACAGCAGCCGCGCGCCGGGTTGCAACACCACACCCAGACTGGCAAGGAAATCCTCGCGGCGCGCCGGATCGGCCTGGAACGCTTCGCGGCGCGAAACGAGGTCCGCCTCGCGGATCAGCCCGCCGGTCCTCGCCTCGAAACCGGGGAAGAAAAAGTACTTCTGCAGCCCACTGGACTGCAGCGACGGCAATGCGTGGCAGCCGACGATCCAATCCTCGGCGCTGAGGTATTCCAGGTTCAGCCAAAGAATGCGCCGGCTGCTCGCGGCCATTGCATTTATATAGGCGCGTGGCAGCTCGCAGGCGAACGCCTCGATGACCACATCGGCCGGCTCGGCGCCGCCCCACTCGCGCGGCCAATGGCGCACATCGACACCCTCGTGCCACTGCTGCGCCGCGCTCACGCTGGTGCCAGGACACAGGCGGGCGAAGGTCTCCAGATCGTCGACCCAGAGCCGCACCCGCTGGCCATGCTCGGCGGCCAGCTGGCGCGCCAGGCGCCAGGTCACGCCGATATCGCCGTAGTTGTCCACCACGACACAGAAGATGTCCCAGGCAACTTTCACAGACAAACCGAACTCCTTCGAACGCAGGCTCGCCACCGTGCATGGCGCCCATTGCAAACCAATCGAGGCAGGATACGGATCATTGTCGGCCCTGCAAATCGGTCGCTGTTCTACCGCCGAGGCTAACGCCACGCACGCGGATGTCCGACACAACGGCCGTAATCAGACAGGAAGGTAAAGGAGGAAACTGCGAGAAGGCGTCATGGAGGTGAGCCCTGCCAGCCACACCCCGGCACACAATGTCACCGCTGCGGCTGCTCCCTTCCGGGCCTGACCGGGTTCACGGCTGATCGTTGCGGGAAGGCCTGAAAGCCTCGCCACTCCTGACTTCTAGCGTTTTCTGCTCGTCGCACGACTATCAATCGGAGACCACATTCTATAGCGCTGGCATGAGCCTTTGGGAGCGCTTTGGATCACCGTTTCGGATCACTTCTGGATCCCTTTTGGATCACTAGGCCACACCCCACCGGCCATTTTTTGCAAAAAATGCGAGCCCCTATCCATCGAGCCGTCCCACTCGATTCCCCCCGGTACCCACCCCTCCTCGCCTGAATAAACAGGGCACCCCCTCCCCATCAAACACGATGCTCAGGCTTCCCTGTCGACAGCTAGGGTGAGCCGGGGCACGACGACAACCCACGGGCCTCGATCTCACTTCCATGTGAACGAGTACCGCGCTCTGGCCAGAGGTCTCGATGGAAGGACAGATCAGCCCGCACGACCGCGAGATGGGTTCCCGTGCGTACTAAGGGGGTGGATCAGAAGGTGTACCTTCCGAGCCAGCTTAAGCCAAACGAAGCGCTGCGGCCTTCGACTGGATCAGAATTGTTGATTTTTTCCGATCCACGCAATAACATCTTGAGCCAGCCTTATGATCCACCTAGCGCTCAAGGAGCTATCAGCCATGACCGCCACCATCGCCTACGTCCGAGTCAGCACCGACGACCAAACAACCGAGGCCCAGCGCCACGCCATCAGCCAACGCTTCAATGTGAGCGAGTGGTTCTCCGATGAGGCAACCAGCGGTGCTACCAAGGCACTGCAACGGGAGGGCTTCAAGGCACTCCACGCCTATGCCAGGAAGGGAGACACGGTTGTCGTGGCAGCCATCGACCGCCTGGGCAGGGATACCATCGATGTGCTGGAGACAGTGGAAGCCCTGAAAGCCAAGGGCGTAACTGTGGTCTCGATGCGCGAAGGCTTCGACCTATCCAGCCCAGTCGGCAAGGCCATGCTCACTATGTTGGCTGCGGTAGCAGAGCTGGAGCGAGCCAATATCAAGGCCCGCCAGATGGCTGGGATCGAGCGAGCCAGGGCGCATGGCAAGAAGCTGGGCGCTCCGAAGGTGATCGATGATCAGGCCGTGGCTATCTGGAGGAAAGAGAACGAGGCCAGCATTGCAGATACCGCCAAGCACTGGGGGATCTCGACGGCTGCCGTGAAGCGGGCTTGCAGGGTGCTGCGAGTGCCACAAGCGGCAGCCGTGTAGACGAGGTTGTGGGTTTTGGGGTGCATTATTTTTTGCTCCCCCAAAACACCGTTACCGCATGGCCGAGTACACGCTCTCACCAGCCCCGTAGTAGCTCGTGAAGATGTGGTGGAAGGCCAGCTCGCACTTCTCGTTGTAGATCCCCTCGTCGTAGCTCTCAGGCAAGCCCCGGTCGAAGACGATCTCCAGAGTGCGCCGCACATCACTCCTGGCCCTGTCTTTCTTGCGCCAGTCGAGCACCAGCTTCTCTGCTTTCAGGGTCTCCAGAAGCTCCTTGCAGACCTTCTTCACCTGCGCCCTTTCCTTGTCTGCAAGTTCAGGCACTGGCTTGGTCAGGATGTCGAACAGAGCCAGCTCTTCCTCGGAGAGGTTCTCGCGGATAGCTCGTTGATCCTCGACCTGCAGATCAGCAGTGAGATCCACCAGCCCCTTGAAGAACACCTCGATGTTCAGGCTGCCAGAGTTGTAGGCGTCGATCAGCTTCTGGAACTTCTCCATGAAGTCCTTGCGAGTGGGGTTCTCGGTCAGCATGGTTTCCAGCTTCATGCTCAGCAAGGCCCGGAGCTTCTCGGCCTCGGTGCGCTTACGTCCCTGATTGAACCTCTCCTTGAGTTTCTCGAAGTCGATCTGGCTGAGGTCATGCAGTGGCTGATCATCGTCTTCCTTGATGATGTAAGGCACCGGAGCGATGGAGCGATCCAGCAATTCCTCGACCTGCTGCATTACATCGAAGATGTCGACAGGAGGAGCCAGTGCCTTGATCTTCTGGGCAATCACGGAGATCAGCACAGCGTCAGGAGCAAGCTCATTGGCATCAGGGTCGGGAAGAATCGCTCTGTAGACCCGAGACACAATCCGGGCCTGACTCATGAAGCTGTTCTTGATTTCCTCATTGGCAATGAGTTGCTCAACCGCATCATCCAGCTTGGCCACCTTCTCGAAGCCTTGAGCATCCTTGATGACCTGGGCGTTCACTCCATGCTCGGACAAGAACGAGATCCCCCTGGCAAGCAGGTGCTTCAAGTACTCGACCAGCTCGGCCTTGTTCTTGATTGGCTCACCTTCACCATCTTCGCCAGAAGAAGCCCCACCGTAGATTGCCAAGGCTTCCTGCAGCTTACGGAAGACCCCAACATAGTCGACGATCAGCCCCGCCTCCTTGCCTGGATACTTCCGGTTGGCACGAGCGATGGTCTGCATCAGTGTGTGGTTCTTCATCGGCTTGTCGAGGTAGATGGTCGAGCAAGACGGCACATCAAAGCCGGTGATCCACATGGCGCACACGAAGACCAACCGCAGCGGATCCTTGGAGTCTTTGAACTTCTCGCCCAGGTTCTCTTCATTCATGCGCTTACGGTGCGGGATGATGTCCAGCCCTTTGTCGGCTAGCTCCTTCACCTCGTTCTGACCTTGGGAGACGACCACCGCCATATCGGTCGATGTCATCACCTGGATCTTGTGCTGCAGCTCTTCCTGCTGCTCCTTGGGAGCCTTTGCAAGTTGAGCCTTCAGTTCAGCCAGATACGTCTTCCAGTGATCCTGAACCTTGTTGTACATGCGAACGGCGGTGGCCTTGTCGATGCACACCAGCATGGCCTTGCCCTGGTAACCACGACCAACGAAGTGGCTCACCAGATCCTTGGCGATTGCCTCCAGTCGATCCTCTCGGGTGATCAGGTGGTACTCACGGGCGAAGACCTGCTCGACTTTGCGCTCCTGCTCCTCGTCCAGCTCGGCCTCTTCGAGTAGCGCCGCCATGTCCTCGTTGAGGTTGTCATTGATGAGCTGCATCTCGGGAATGCGGTTCTCGTAGTACAGCGGAACCGTGGCACCGTCAGCGATGGATTGGCCGAAGTCATAGACGGAGATGTAGTCACCAAAGACCTCTTTGGTCTTCTCCTCGCCAGCCATCAGTGGCGTCCCGGTGAAGCCCAGGAAGGCGGCATTGGGGAGTGCCGTCCTCATGTTCATGGCCAGCGTGTCGTACTGGGAACGGTGAGCTTCGTCGGTGATGACGATGATGTCCTGGCGGTCAGAGAGCTGCGGGTAGACCTCGCCTTTTTTCGTGCCGAACTTCTGGATCAGCGTGAAGACGTAGCGGTGATCTTCGCTGAGCAACTGCTTGAGGTGAGCACCGCTGGTGGCATGGGCTTCGACTTCCCCCACAGCACCTGTAGCGGCGAAGGTCTTGTAGATTTGCTCGTCCAGTTCGTTGCGGTCGGTGACGATCACGAACGTCCAGTTACCTGGGATCTTGCGCAGGATCTTCTGAGCGAAGAAGACCATCGACAGAGACTTGCCTGAGCCTTGGGTGTGCCAGAAGACGCCAAGCCGCCCGGCCTGATCCTTGGGGCGATCCTTGGTTCGCCAGACCTCAGCGATGGCCTTATTGACCCCCAAGTACTGGTGGTTCTTGGCGATCTTCTTGATCACACCACCAGCCACATCCTCGAAGACGGTGAAGTTCTCGACGATGTCCAGCAGCCTGGAAGGCTCACCGATGCCCCTGATGGCTGTTTCCAGGGAGACGACACCCTTCTCACCTTCATCGTTGATTCGCTTCCACTCGAACAAATGCTCCCACGGCGAGAAGGTACTACCCACCACCGTCTGAGAACCGTTAGACAGCATCAGTGCGCCGTTATAGGTGAAGAGCTGCGGGATGACAGTCCGGTAGTCGGTGAGGTTGTCGTCGTAGGCGGCCTTGAGCGTCTTGTGCGTTGCCTTCAGCTCAACGAACAACAGCGGAATACCGTTCACGAAACCCAGCAGATCGGTGCGCCGGGTGTGGTAATCCCCTTTCACCCAGAACTGGGAGGCGAGGAAGAAGTCGTTCTCCTCGACATTGCCCCAGTCGATGACCTTGGCCACCTTGAGCGTGTTGTGTCCGTGCTCATCGGTGACCGGGACAGGCACCCCATCCTTCAGCAGCCGATAGACCTCCTGATTGGCGTTGACCGGCAGCAGCTTGGAACGATCTCGGGCCAATTCCTCGACCACCAGATTGATGGCATCGCTGGGCAAGTCAGGGTTGAGCTTGCTCAGCGCAGCCCGCAGACGCCCCTCCAGCACCACATCCTGCTGAGTCTGGCGACCTTCGCTGGAGGAACTACCTGTCCACTCTGCGTAGAGGTTCCCAGTTTCCCAGCCGAGAGACTCGAACAGCACGATGGCTGGCTGCTCGACCAACGTGTCCTCGGAATAGTCGTGCGAATGCGGTGCTGCTGGACTCATGCGCCTGAACTCCTTTTAGGTCGGCATGGGGATATCGGATACGTCGATCTCACCGGATATTAGCTTGGGGAGTAGCAGGTCTCTCTGCTGGCGAAGGTTCGCGTTCTTATTTGCAAGCACCCTGATTTCCTTGAAACAAGGCTGAGCAAAAGCATGATACTTGGCAACGAGCTCGTTTTCAGGCTGCGCTATGGGATAACCCAAAAGGCTCTCTACTCGGACACGTTGGCGACCTGTGGCTCCCGACATGCTCTTCATGGCCACTTCGCGAAACCTATCACTTCGCGAAAGACAATAAACCATCTCCGGGCACAGTGAGCGAGAGCGTAGGACTATGAACTCCGTTGATCCGCACGCAGTAGGCTGGTTGGCGGGCAAGAAATCAACAAAGCCAGTTTTCCCGTTCTCAAGACAGGGAGAGATACGAGCAACCAAGGTATCCCCATTTTGGAACTTAGCACCGCTATTCCCCGATTTAATTTCCCAACCAGAAATTACCATCCCCGTTTCAGATAACGCCCCCATAGGGACGAAGACTTTCTCGCCATCACGCTCTACTTTGGTCTTTGGGTTTATTTCAACGGCCGTTTCTAGGGCAACCACTTTCCAGCCTTCAGGAATCAGCCCAAGCTCACTCTCCTTGAACTCCACCCCCTCATGCCCCGGAAAGCGGAACTGAACGAACCACTCCTCGTACAACCGCCGCGCCATTTCTTCGAGAATCTCGATGCGGCGCGTGTTGTTTTCGATTAGGTCGTCGTAGTTTCGAAGTATTGATGCAATCGTCTGCTGGATCTGAATCGGAGGAAGACGAATGCGAAGGTTTTTGGCAGCACCAACATTGAAGTGCTGTTGAGCAACCCCAACCAGATTGCCAGCAACCATGTTTTTACCCCACACGGAGTTAAAGAGGCATGATAAAAACCATGAATCAATTTCTTCACCTGGGCGGATTATGACCAAGTCAGAACAATTTGAAACCATCAGGGCCCTAGGAATAACCGCAGCAGTTCCGGGATACCCAGTTCGAACAACCGCAACGTCCCCCGGCCTCAGCGCAGACTTCTTTAGCTTTTCATTGAACTCCGAGGTTATGTACTTAACATCGCGCAAATCGACCTTGAAAGGAGTAATGTTCTGCGAGCGAAGAAAAGGGATACCTTCACTTACATACTCATTCGCCATCGAGCCAACATGCCCGACAGTGATACGCTCACAAACATCTTCAAGCCTAACCTCACGCCAATCGTTGAGCGCCCCCATAAGCATCAGCTCGCACTCTCAAGTAAAAATCCCAAACTGGATGATATGGCTGACTCTAACTCTCTAGCCTCGCCATTTAGAACTTCAAACTCTTCGGTCAACTCCTCCAGACGTTCTACGAAGTCTACATCCTCGCTTTCCCTTGCTGCTGCTCCAACATAACGTCCAGGGTTCAGCGACCAACCCTGCGCTTCAATTTCACCCCGACTAGTAACCTTGCATAGCCCCGGCACATTCACGTAGCCATCGCCCAGTCCTCTCTCGGCGAGCAACTCAGCACTTCCCTGGTCTAGCTCTGGAGCCTCACCTCGATACAGCCGCACGATATTGGCAATGAACTCGATCTGTTCAGGCAGCCAGTCGCGGTGAGCCCGGTCGATTTGCCGGTAGATGTGGCGAGCATCGATAAAGAGAACCTTGTCTGCTCGCTCCGCATCACGTTCTTTCGCCCTGTCGAAGAACCACAGCGTGCACGGCAAGGTCACGGTATAGAAGAAGTTCGAGCCGACCGAAACGACCACATCGACTGCGCCGCTCTCGATGAGCTTCTGCCGGATGACCTGTTCACTGCCTCGGGCATCACCCGCCGAGTTCGCCATAACGAAACCAGCACGACCGTTCTTGTTCAGCGATGCGTAAAAGAGCTGGATCCAGAGGTAGTTCGCGTTGTCTGTCTTCGGAACACCGAACGGGAAACGCAGATCGCCCTCAAGACGCTCCTTGTCGACCCCCGATACGTTGAACGGTGGATTGGCCATAACGAAGTCGAAGCGCCCACCATCACGAGTAACCGCCTCATGCGGGTCTTCGTAGTAGGTGTTGGCAATACGCACATCACCGGACAGGCCATGCACAGCCAGGTTCATCTTGTTCAGATTGACCGTGACCTGCTCTTTCTCGGTGCCGAAGATGGAGATTTCTTCCATCGCCGTCTTGTGGTGGCGTTTAACGAAGTCAGCCGACTGGGCGAACATGCCACCCGATCCACAAGCCGGGTCGAAGATCCGCCCATGGAA belongs to Pseudomonas phenolilytica and includes:
- a CDS encoding restriction endonuclease subunit S, with the protein product MGALNDWREVRLEDVCERITVGHVGSMANEYVSEGIPFLRSQNITPFKVDLRDVKYITSEFNEKLKKSALRPGDVAVVRTGYPGTAAVIPRALMVSNCSDLVIIRPGEEIDSWFLSCLFNSVWGKNMVAGNLVGVAQQHFNVGAAKNLRIRLPPIQIQQTIASILRNYDDLIENNTRRIEILEEMARRLYEEWFVQFRFPGHEGVEFKESELGLIPEGWKVVALETAVEINPKTKVERDGEKVFVPMGALSETGMVISGWEIKSGNSGAKFQNGDTLVARISPCLENGKTGFVDFLPANQPTACGSTEFIVLRSRSLCPEMVYCLSRSDRFREVAMKSMSGATGRQRVRVESLLGYPIAQPENELVAKYHAFAQPCFKEIRVLANKNANLRQQRDLLLPKLISGEIDVSDIPMPT
- the earP gene encoding elongation factor P maturation arginine rhamnosyltransferase EarP yields the protein MSVKVAWDIFCVVVDNYGDIGVTWRLARQLAAEHGQRVRLWVDDLETFARLCPGTSVSAAQQWHEGVDVRHWPREWGGAEPADVVIEAFACELPRAYINAMAASSRRILWLNLEYLSAEDWIVGCHALPSLQSSGLQKYFFFPGFEARTGGLIREADLVSRREAFQADPARREDFLASLGVVLQPGARLLSLFAYENAAVAGWLDALTADSRPNQLLVPEGRVLADVAAWLGVPSLRPGERHQRGALQIAVVPFMTQDEYDLLLWSCDFNAVRGEESFIRAQWAGRPLVWHIYPQEDDAHWDKLHAFLDLYSHDLAPTARGALQDFWRAWNAGEGAGPAWSALLDEYPALLAHAEAWLHKQVANGDLAGKLVFFYTDWL
- a CDS encoding class II 3-deoxy-7-phosphoheptulonate synthase, with the translated sequence MTTAWSPSSWRSKPIQQQPDYPDADHLARVERTLAGLPPLVFAGEARELRRQFTEVTQGRAFLLQGGDCAESFAEFSATKIRDTFKVLLQMAIVMTFAAGCPVVKVGRMAGQFAKPRSAGDETIDGVTLPAYRGDIVNGIGFDEKSRVPDPERLLQAYHQSTASLNLLRAFAQGGFADLHQVHQWNLDFIANSLLAEKYHQLGARIDETLRFMRACGLSDAPQLRETSFFTAHEALLLNYEEAFVRQDSLTGGWYDCSAHMLWIGDRTRQLDGAHVEFLRGVGNPIGVKVGPSMDSEDLIRLIDILNPQNDPGRLNLIVRMGADKVEAGLPRLIRAVQQEGRQVLWSCDPMHGNTMKASSGYKTRDFERVLAEVRQFFDVHRAEGSYPGGIHIEMTGQNVTECLGGSRAITEAGLSDRYHTHCDPRLNADQSLEMAFMIAETLKQLRPH
- the efp gene encoding elongation factor P, with the protein product MKTAQEFRAGQVAIINGAPWVIQKAEFNKSGRNSAVVKMKLKNLLNGSATETVYKADDKLEPVILERKEVTYSYFADPLYVFMDDEFNQYEIEKADLEGVMTFIEDGMTDVCEAVFYNDKVISVELPTTIVREIVYTEPSVRGDTSGKVMKTARLKNGAELQVSAFCEIGDSIEIDTRTGEYKSRVKA
- a CDS encoding recombinase family protein; the protein is MTATIAYVRVSTDDQTTEAQRHAISQRFNVSEWFSDEATSGATKALQREGFKALHAYARKGDTVVVAAIDRLGRDTIDVLETVEALKAKGVTVVSMREGFDLSSPVGKAMLTMLAAVAELERANIKARQMAGIERARAHGKKLGAPKVIDDQAVAIWRKENEASIADTAKHWGISTAAVKRACRVLRVPQAAAV
- a CDS encoding type I restriction endonuclease subunit R; the encoded protein is MSPAAPHSHDYSEDTLVEQPAIVLFESLGWETGNLYAEWTGSSSSEGRQTQQDVVLEGRLRAALSKLNPDLPSDAINLVVEELARDRSKLLPVNANQEVYRLLKDGVPVPVTDEHGHNTLKVAKVIDWGNVEENDFFLASQFWVKGDYHTRRTDLLGFVNGIPLLFVELKATHKTLKAAYDDNLTDYRTVIPQLFTYNGALMLSNGSQTVVGSTFSPWEHLFEWKRINDEGEKGVVSLETAIRGIGEPSRLLDIVENFTVFEDVAGGVIKKIAKNHQYLGVNKAIAEVWRTKDRPKDQAGRLGVFWHTQGSGKSLSMVFFAQKILRKIPGNWTFVIVTDRNELDEQIYKTFAATGAVGEVEAHATSGAHLKQLLSEDHRYVFTLIQKFGTKKGEVYPQLSDRQDIIVITDEAHRSQYDTLAMNMRTALPNAAFLGFTGTPLMAGEEKTKEVFGDYISVYDFGQSIADGATVPLYYENRIPEMQLINDNLNEDMAALLEEAELDEEQERKVEQVFAREYHLITREDRLEAIAKDLVSHFVGRGYQGKAMLVCIDKATAVRMYNKVQDHWKTYLAELKAQLAKAPKEQQEELQHKIQVMTSTDMAVVVSQGQNEVKELADKGLDIIPHRKRMNEENLGEKFKDSKDPLRLVFVCAMWITGFDVPSCSTIYLDKPMKNHTLMQTIARANRKYPGKEAGLIVDYVGVFRKLQEALAIYGGASSGEDGEGEPIKNKAELVEYLKHLLARGISFLSEHGVNAQVIKDAQGFEKVAKLDDAVEQLIANEEIKNSFMSQARIVSRVYRAILPDPDANELAPDAVLISVIAQKIKALAPPVDIFDVMQQVEELLDRSIAPVPYIIKEDDDQPLHDLSQIDFEKLKERFNQGRKRTEAEKLRALLSMKLETMLTENPTRKDFMEKFQKLIDAYNSGSLNIEVFFKGLVDLTADLQVEDQRAIRENLSEEELALFDILTKPVPELADKERAQVKKVCKELLETLKAEKLVLDWRKKDRARSDVRRTLEIVFDRGLPESYDEGIYNEKCELAFHHIFTSYYGAGESVYSAMR
- a CDS encoding type I restriction-modification system subunit M, whose product is MVTGDVEKRLWAVADQLWANTGLRPGEFSVPVLGLIFLRYAEKMYAAAEEKLGPIGSGGRRKVSKDDYLAEGVIFLPEKARFSYLQTLTEGDVIGLAINEAMKAVEEENVDLKGALPRNYVQLGNKVLLELIKLLGPVDLSGDAFGKVYEYFLGNFALKEGQKGGVFYTPESIVKLIVEIIEPFHGRIFDPACGSGGMFAQSADFVKRHHKTAMEEISIFGTEKEQVTVNLNKMNLAVHGLSGDVRIANTYYEDPHEAVTRDGGRFDFVMANPPFNVSGVDKERLEGDLRFPFGVPKTDNANYLWIQLFYASLNKNGRAGFVMANSAGDARGSEQVIRQKLIESGAVDVVVSVGSNFFYTVTLPCTLWFFDRAKERDAERADKVLFIDARHIYRQIDRAHRDWLPEQIEFIANIVRLYRGEAPELDQGSAELLAERGLGDGYVNVPGLCKVTSRGEIEAQGWSLNPGRYVGAAARESEDVDFVERLEELTEEFEVLNGEARELESAISSSLGFLLESAS